In one Anopheles merus strain MAF unplaced genomic scaffold, AmerM5.1 LNR4000242, whole genome shotgun sequence genomic region, the following are encoded:
- the LOC121601952 gene encoding exosome RNA helicase MTR4-like, which yields MSNVDDLFSVFDEQNDDDNGPVPVVEPASSAPAKQPSNDAATSKKRESTTAAPKRELEVVDVLSDEEQVAKKAKVESILDDINLDNIESRIKVHTIQSPEACTHEVAVYPDQKYMPLAPATGKPAKEYAFVLDPFQKEAILCIENNQSVLVSAHTSAGKTVVAEYAIAKSLADKQRVIYTTPIKALSNQKYREFHEEFKDVGLVTGDVTINPSASCLIMTTEILRNMLYRGSEIMREVGWVIFDEIHYMRDKERGVVWEETLILLPDNVHYVFLSATIPNARQFAEWVCHLHKQPCHVVYTDYRPTPLQHYLFPAGGDGIHLVVDERGQFKEDNFNTAMNVLQTAGEAAKGDQKGRKGGLKASNAGETNIFKIVKMIMERSFAPVIIFSFSKKDCEVYAMQMAKLDFNSSTEKKLVDEVFNNAMDVLTEEDRQLPQVENVLPLLRRGIGIHHGGLLPILKETIEILFGEGLIKALFATETFAMGLNMPARTVLFTSPRKFDGKDFRWVTSGEYIQMSGRAGRRGLDDKGIVILMIDEAVSPAVGKDIVQGRADPINSAFHLTYNMVLNLLRVEEINPEYMLERSFFQFQNQSSIPEIYKRVQKKQKQLLAVEIKDEQSIISYHHVREQLDRLGQEFREYITRPVYLVPFLQPGRMIKIQSDAGEFEWGIIVNFKKENADSKQNPLKTEQKVVIDVLLHVADGFEKEGIPKPCPPGKRGSVEVVPVLHKLVSRISSLRVYYPNDLRPADNRRSVLKTIEEVKKRFPQGPPLLNPITDMHIKEKEFQGIVDMIDKFEKRLFAHPLHESAGLERLYAQYMSKLELEKELRNEKNALREARSLLQMSELKHRKRVLRRLGYCTAADVIEFKGRVACELSCADELLITEMVFNGTFTDLTPSQSCALLSCFVCDEKSNEMPAATHELSGPLRQMQDLARRIAKVSNECKVEVDEERYVESFKPFLMDVVLCWCKGASFAQLCKMTDIFEGSIIRCMRRLEELLRQMVQASKTIGNTDLENKFSEAIRLLKRDIVFAASLYL from the exons ATGTCGAATGTGGACGATTTGTTCAGTGTGTTTGACGAGcagaacgacgacgacaatgGGCCCGTGCCGGTGGTCGAACCAGCGTCCTCGGCACCGGCCAAGCAGCCAAGCAACGATGCGGCGACCAGCAAGAAAAG AGAGTCAACAACCGCAGCTCCTAAGCGTGAGCTGGAGGTGGTGGATGTGCTGAGCGACGAGGAACAGGTGGCGAAAAAGGCAAAGGTGGAATCGATACTGGACGATATTAA CTTGGACAACATTGAAAGCCGCATCAAGGTACACACGATACAGTCGCCGGAGGCATGCACACACGAGGTGGCCGTTTACCCGGACCAGAAGTACATGCCGCTCGCACCGGCCACCGGTAAACCGGCGAAAGAGTACGCCTTCGTGCTGGATCCGTTCCAGAAGGAAGCGATCCTGTGCATCGAAAACAATCAGTCCGTGCTGGTGTCCGCTCACACGTCCGCCGGCAAGACGGTGGTGGCCGAGTACGCGATCGCGAAATCGCTCGCGGACAAGCAGCGCGTCATCTACACCACCCCGATTAAGGCACTTTCGAACCAAAAGTATCGCGAGTTTCACGAAGAGTTCAAGGACGTCGGTCTGGTGACGGGCGACGTGACGATCAATCCGAGCGCCTCGTGCCTGATCATGACGACGGAAATTCTGCGCAACATGCTGTACCGTGGGTCGGAGATTATGCGCGAGGTCGGTTGGGTGATATTCGACGAAATCCATTACATGCGCGACAAAGAGCGGGGCGTGGTGTGGGAGGAAACGCTGATCCTGCTGCCGGACAATGTGCATTACGTGTTTCTGTCCGCCACGATACCGAATGCGCGCCAGTTCGCCGAGTGGGTGTGCCATCTGCACAAGCAGCCGTGCCACGTGGTGTACACGGACTATCGGCCGACGCCGCTGCAGCACTACCTGTTTCCGGCCGGTGGCGACGGGATACATTTGGTGGTGGACGAGCGAGGCCAGTTTAAGGAGGACAACTTTAACACGGCAATGAACGTGCTGCAAACGGCGGGCGAAGCGGCCAAGGGTGATCAGAAGGGCAGGAAGGGTGGCCTGAAGGCTTCGAATGCGGGCGAAACGAACATCTTCAAGATCGTGAAGATGATCATGGAGCGCAGCTTTGCGCCGGTCATCATATTCTCGTTCAGCAAGAAGGACTGCGAGGTGTACGCGATGCAGATGGCCAAGCTGGACTTTAACTCGAGCACGGAGAAGAAGCTGGTGGACGAGGTGTTTAACAACGCGATGGACGTGCTGACGGAGGAGGATCGTCAGCTGCCGCAGGTGGAGAATGTGCTGCCACTGTTGCGCCGCGGCATCGGCATCCATCACGGTGGGCTGTTGCCCATACTGAAGGAAACGATTGAAATCCTGTTTGGCGAAGGGTTGATAAAGGCACTGTTTGCGACGGAAACGTTCGCGATGGGGCTGAACATGCCGGCCCGCACGGTGCTGTTCACTAGCCCGCGCAAGTTCGACGGCAAAGACTTCCGCTGGGTGACGTCGGGCGAGTACATCCAGATGTCGGGCCGGGCGGGACGACGCGGTCTGGACGACAAGGGTATCGTTATCTTGATGATCGACGAGGCCGTGTCGCCCGCGGTCGGCAAGGACATTGTGCAGGGCCGGGCGGATCCGATCAATTCCGCGTTCCACCTGACGTACAACATGGTGCTGAACTTGCTGCGCGTGGAAGAGATCAACCCGGAGTACATGCTGGAACGGTCGTTCTTCCAGTTTCAGAACCAATCGTCCATACCGGAAATTTACAAGCGCGTGCAGAAAAAACAGAAGCAACTGCTGGCGGTAGAGATCAAGGACGAGCAGTCGATCATCTCGTACCACCACGTGCGGGAGCAGCTCGATCGGCTGGGGCAGGAGTTCCGCGAGTACATCACGCGGCCGGTCTATTTGGTGCCGTTCCTGCAGCCGGGACGCATGATAAAGATTCAATCGGACGCGGGAGAGTTCGAGTGGGGCATTATCGTGAACTTTAAGAAGGAGAACGCTGACTCGAAGCAGAATCCACTCAAGACGGAGCAGAAGGTGGTCATCGATGTGTTACTGCACGTGGCCGATGGGTTCGAGAAGGAGGGCATCCCCAAACCGTGCCCACCGGGCAAGCGCGGCTCGGTCGAGGTCGTTCCGGTGCTGCACAAGCTCGTGTCGCGCATTAGCTCGCTGCGCGTTTACTACCCGAACGATCTGCGCCCGGCGGACAATCGCCGCTCGGTGCTGAAAACGATCGAGGAGGTGAAGAAGCGTTTCCCGCAGGGTCCGCCACTGCTGAACCCGATCACCGATATGCACATCAAGGAGAAGGAGTTCCAGGGCATAGTGGACATGATCGATAAGTTCGAGAAGCGCCTGTTCGCCCACCCGCTGCACGAGTCGGCCGGGCTCGAGCGGCTGTACGCGCAGTACATGAGCAAGCTGGAGCTGGAGAAGGAGCTGCGCAACGAGAAGAATGCGCTGCGTGAAGCGCGCAGCCTGCTGCAGATGAGCGAGCTGAAGCACCGGAAGCGGGTGCTGCGACGATTGGGCTACTGTACGGCGGCGGACGTGATCGAGTTCAAGGGGCGCGTTGCGTGCGAGCTGAGCTGTGCGGACGAGCTGCTCATCACCGAGATGGTGTTTAACGGTACGTTTACCGACCTGACGCCGTCGCAATCGTGCGCCCTGCTGAGCTGCTTCGTGTGCGATGAGAAGAGCAACGAAATGCCGGCAGCGACCCACGAGCTTTCCGGTCCGCTGCGGCAGATGCAGGATCTGGCGCGACGCATTGCGAAGGTGTCGAACGAGTGCAAGGTGGAGGTGGACGAGGAGCGCTACGTGGAGTCGTTCAAACCTTTCCTGATGGATGTGGTGCTGTGCTGGTGCAAGGGCGCCTCGTTCGCGCAGCTCTGCAAGATGACGGACATCTTCGAGGGCTCCATCATTCGCTGTATGCGCCGgctggaggagctgctgcGCCAGATGGTGCAGGCGTCGAAAACGATCGGCAACACGGATCTGGAGAATAAGTTCTCCGAAGCGATCCGGTTGCTGAAGCGTGATATCGTGTTTGCCGCCTCGCTCTACTTGTAG